One part of the Humulus lupulus chromosome 9, drHumLupu1.1, whole genome shotgun sequence genome encodes these proteins:
- the LOC133801973 gene encoding uncharacterized protein LOC133801973, whose protein sequence is MADVVSKKDAEIARLKAELKALEEEKAKQAGGLDDMDEHDNDDEQSDEEYHTPHMQDDTPYMQDVLLCSDNIHNVVAEGVIIDGVGPLTIHGVQLTDEYARVRVTKMLQEDAEIPCSVGEIQYVRDTYDTFLPWPKDLIMTDQGPLRKKPPMSKSSSKDMSKPPMTSPHLSSAGSHINPENTLTEGQPFVDHIMNRIHVSLQFMVREFCRVKGINSVVSIPVDPTFMNRESIFLTSEDVEQVATLHMIGGSAMIFGLRYPLN, encoded by the exons atggctgatgttgttagtaagaaagatgcagaaattgcgaggctcaaagcagaacttaaagctttagaggaggaaaaagctaaacaagcaggtgggttagatgatatggatgaacacgacaatgatgacgagcagagcgacgaagaataccacacaccgcacatgcaggatgacacaccgtacatgcaggatgtgttactttgttcggataatattcataatgtggtggcagagggtgttatcattgatggggtgggtccactgactattcatggtgttcaactgacagacgaatatgcgagggtgcgagtcaccaaaatgttacaagaggatgctgaaatcccatgttctgttggggagatacaatatgttcgagatacttatgacacatttcttccttggccaaaagatttaattatgactgaccag GGTCCTCTAagaaagaaacctcctatgtcaaaaagttcATCCAAGGATATGTCAAAACCTCCTATGACTAGCCCGcatctgtcatcagctgggtctcacatcaatccagaaaacactctgaccgaaggccaaccatttgtcgatcacatcatgaatcgcatccatgttagccttcagtttatggtgagagaattttgcagagttaagggaataaactcagtcgtctccattccagtggacccaacattcatgaatcgcgagtcaatattcctaacttcagaggatgtggaacaagttgctaccttgcatatgattggaggctcagcaatgatattcggattaaggtatcccttaaactaa